One Canis lupus dingo isolate Sandy chromosome 3, ASM325472v2, whole genome shotgun sequence DNA window includes the following coding sequences:
- the SMIM20 gene encoding small integral membrane protein 20 isoform X2, with protein MSPNLRTALIFGGFISLVGAAFYPIYFRPLLLPEEYQKEQAVNRAGIIQEDVQPPGLKVWSDPFGRK; from the exons ATGTCCCCGAACCTGCGCACGGCGCTCATCTTCGGCGGCTTCATCTCCCTGGTGGGCGCCGCCTTCTACCCCATCTACTTCCGGCCCCTGCTGCTGCCGGAGGAGTACC agaaagagcaagctgTAAATCGAGCTGGAATTATTCAGGAAGATGTGCAGCCACCAG GGTTAAAAGTGTGGTCTGATCCATTTGGCAGGAAATGA
- the SMIM20 gene encoding small integral membrane protein 20 isoform X1, with protein sequence MSPNLRTALIFGGFISLVGAAFYPIYFRPLLLPEEYRECPVTPRGPGLGAPGSGRERASCKSSWNYSGRCAATRVKSVV encoded by the exons ATGTCCCCGAACCTGCGCACGGCGCTCATCTTCGGCGGCTTCATCTCCCTGGTGGGCGCCGCCTTCTACCCCATCTACTTCCGGCCCCTGCTGCTGCCGGAGGAGTACCGTGAGTGCCCTGTGACCCCGCGGGGGCCCGGCCTCGGGGCGCCCGGCTCGGGGCG agaaagagcaagctgTAAATCGAGCTGGAATTATTCAGGAAGATGTGCAGCCACCAG GGTTAAAAGTGTGGTCTGA